The genomic interval TTGTTCATTGCCAAAAGCAGGCGCATTCAATCCATTTTTGGAGAAATGGTACCCTAAAAAAAGAAGGGATAGCCCCAATAATACCCAGGCAAGGATCATCGGCCAGTTGCGAGGCGTAGTTTCCTCTTCGAGCCAGGCCGTCATTTCCTCGCTGGTCTTCTCCTGGTCCCCGACAAGCATTGTATGGGAAGCATGAGCATGGATGACTTTCTCCGCTGGAACCGGACTCAAACCAAGTGGATTGATCTCCTCGGATTGAAAGGAAAGTACACCGGCCAGGTCTTTTTTAAACGCCCCTACCCCTTTCCAAATGGACTTGCGCGATTGACTCAATTCGTGTTTAAATCGATTGGCAAAACTATTCAGTGATTCAATCGCTTCACTATCCCCAATCCCTAAGGAAGAAGATAACCATTCAAATACCTGACCCGGAGATTGTTTCTCCTCTGGATCCAGCGAAAAATGATAGGTTGGCGGTAAAAACTGTTTCCCGGCTATATCGTAGGTCGCAGATTGCTGATTCACCCGCAACGTTCCCAAACCCGGTAAGGGCAGCGAACCAGTAGTGATGAGGTATTTATATAAAGTGGAGTCCAGGTTCATTTGGCAGGCAAATTAGGGATTTCTCCACTTTTCAATTAAAACCTTTTTTAAAAGATAGTTACATGGCTTTTTGCGTAAAGGAGAATATGATTCCAGCCTGGAAATTGAATCCGTATACAGGATATTGGTTCCAGCGCTGATATTCATTATTGAATAGATTATTGAATTGAGCCCAGAAGTTCAGGCTTTTTGAAAAACGAAACTCCAGACCCGAACTCAGGTCAAAGGCTCCCTTCAATTTATCGGCAGGTCCGGGTTGCGTCTGGTATTGGGGTCCGCTCCAGGCAAACAGATCGGTCTTTAACCAAAGGTCCTTTAACACCTGCAATCGCATGGCTGCCTTTACTTCCAACGGCAATAATCCCCAGGCCTTTTCATTTACTGTGAGTTTGGAATACTGGTTCAAGGTCATTCCAGCCAAAAGCGAAAACCGCTCCTGAACAGAGTAACCCACTTCTGCACCGAAATGCAATACATTCATGCTGGGTTCATACACTGTGTAAAATGATTTCCCATCAACCTTATCATTCACAAACAGGGGTTGATTCTTGATCCGGTTGAAACCAACTTTAGCACTATAGGAAAAATGATCACCCACCGAACCTTTGAATCCGGCATAGCGTTCATCAATTGCCGAGTTCAACAACTGATCAGGCACATACAACCAGGGGTTCTGCGAAGCCAGGTATTGATAAGAGGTCTTACGCAGGTATCCGATCCAACCAGCCTGGAAGGTAAACCGTTGGTCTTCGGTACCCACTTCGGCAGTGATATTCGGAAACATTCTAAAACTCTTGTTATCCCAGGATGGACGTATACCCGCCTGGATATTGATATTGGGTGTTTTGAACAGAACCGCCGGTGAAATATAATACAAGGTGTTGTTGATCGCGTCCTTGCCATTGGGTTTCAACCGGGTCAGATCAAAGGTGATACCGAGGTTGACGGCAAATACCTTTCCGATGGTCTTTTGCAAAGGAAGATTGAGAAAGGTATTGCTCTCTGTGGTTTTATGGTTGTCGGTAAAGATGTCGATCCGCAGATCCGGATTATAGGATATCCCGTATTCGGTCTTGTGGATGTTATGAAAACCGATCGCTCCGGATATGGTCTGGAAGCGGTTGCGTATGGAATCTTTATCAAATGTCAGGGTAGAAGGAAGGTATCCGTATTTATTATACCGCTCCTGTTCCATGCCTAATTTTGCATTCCATTCTATACTCTTTGCTGTCTGAAAGAAACCACTCAGGATTGCACGGGTATTGGAGAAATCCTGAAAATCCCGTTTTCCTTCTGCCGCCAGGTGTTTGGCATAGATATTCAAACCAGCGGTCTTGCCATCACCAAAGGAGAAACCTGCTTCCACCAACGGTGATTTAAGACTCCCGAATCCAGCCTTAATATAGCTGCTGTTATCCCATCGTCCGCCCGAATCGATATCCATGGCAAGGGGTTGCAAGGTCCCGGGTTGGTAGGCAAACAACAGATTCTGGTTGGGGATATTATAATTCAAAACCGGCCGGGTCGTGTCATTGGGGGCCGGAGATGGATTAAAATTGATCTTCGCTGATTCTTTCAGCACTGGCTTGAATTCAGATAGGATATCAACCGATTTCTTTTTGGTGGTATCCTGCGCCGATGCGGGAATAGCCATGGCCATTCCTGAAAAAATTACGATCGTGTAGAGGAGGGAGCCCTTCGTCATAGGTATTTCTTGAATGCGTTTTTACTTAAATTATCCGTTCACTTTGCTTTCCAATTGTTCTTCTTCCATCACTTTGGTCAATTTGGTCTGAGCCTCGGTTTTGAGGTCAGGGTTCAGGCTATTGTCCACAATGCTTTGGAAGGTCGCTTTGGCATTGAAATAATCCTTCTGTTTAAAAAATACATCGCCCAGTAATATATAGGCTTTGGTGACCCAATAATCATAGGAACCAGATTTATTGATCACTTCAAAAGCGGCCTTCTCCGCGTCACCCAGTCTGTTCAGGGCCAGCCAGCTGTTTGCGATCTCATATCGGGCCTCGGCAGCCAGAGCAGCTTTGTTGAGGGATACAACGGACTTATAATTTGCAATAGCGAGATCATATTGCCGGTTTACCTGATAGGATTTGGCAATAGCCATATTCGCCAGGGTCTTGTCATCTGTGCTACTCCCCTTTTCATTCACCAGTTCCTTGGCATTATCCAACGCTTCGGTCCATTTCTCCAATTGGTATTGGCTGCGGAGTAAGCCACGCATGGCTTCCAATTTATTCTCCTGATTGCTGGCCAGTTCCTTCAATTGTTTGAAGTAGGTCTCCGATTGCGCATAGTTCTTTAACTCAAAGAAAGAGATACGCGATAATTGCAGCACGCTGGCTTCTGCATATTGATTGGGAGCGCGCTCTGCTACGTAATCAAAACGGCTGATCGCTTCGGGCCATTTCTTCCGGTCGGCATATATGCCGGCGCTGTAAAAATTGGCCTCAAGGGCATGGGCGCCTGTCGGGAACCGTTGCAGATAGGTACCAAAGGAATTTAACGCAGCATCCTTATTGCCATTGGCATATTGTATCTCTGCCGCAGCCCAGGTCAGGGAATCTTCTGTGCTAACACTCAGTGGTCGTCCTGCCTGACGCATAAACCCGGCAAATTCATCCGGCTGTCCCTGCTCCACATAGATGGCGCGGATATTCCCGATCGCATCTTCCGCTTCCTGTGTATTGGGATAGGTGGACACCAGCTTTTTATAGCGGGTCAGCGCCTCATTGTTATTATTGACATTATAAAAGGCATTTCCCGATTTCAGGTAGGCCTGTGGTTTGAATCGTTCATCATTTCCACTGATCAATTTGTCGAGATAAGGAATGGCTTCGCTAAAACGTTCATCGGATAAGTAAGCATTAGCGATCTCAAGGTTTGCATCGTTTACCAACCCTGAACGCGGGAATTTCCGGGTAAGGTTATTCATCAGCTTCACCTTTTCCGATGTGTTTTTCACACCGGCCAGCATTGCCAGTTGAAAGGTTGCATAATCCTCCGCGGGCCAGGAATACTTGATCACATTATCATACATGGGTTTGGCCTTGTTGTAATTCCTTTCCATATAATAGCAATCTGCTGTCCGCAGATAGGCATCCTGGGTCAAAGGATCTGAATTCAACGCGGGATTTTTGGACAAGGATTCAAAGAAGGTAAGTGCCACCGGATAATTCTCCTTTCTCAGGTAGCAATATCCCAGGTTATACCGAACTGTATTAGCATTGGCCTCTCCATTGGTCGGGGCTCCGGCATCTTTATACCCATTATAAAACCGAATGGCATTATCCAGGTCATTGTTGCGATAAGCGATCTCCCCTTTCCAGAATTGTACATAGGGCAATACCCGTTCATTGTTGGGTGCCTTGAGTGCTTTGTCCAGCAGTGTATTGGCTTCGGCCAACTGTCCGTCATTGATCAATTCAGTGGCACGACCAAAAAGTATCTGGGGATAGAATCTTTTTGCATTGGGAGTTGGGTTCGACATACCTTCCAATAACACGAGGGCATCGCGATAATTATTGGTGTTGGCCAATACCCCTACCAGCAATTCTCTGGCCTCGGGGGTATAAGTCGATTGAGGGTAATCAGCAAGAAAGGATTGAAGGCTTTTTAATGCCTCATCCTGATATCCCAATTCATAGGAAAGCTTGGCATATTGGTAGCGGGAGATTTCTTTTTGCGAGGCATTGCTGCTATTGGAGGCACAAAACAGGAACGCACTCCGGGCATTTGCCTTTTCCCCTGTTTTGAGATAGGAATCACCCAACAGATACATGGCATGCTGGCTGAGTGAATCTTCCTTTCCGCCCAGTTGCTTGAACCCTTCAATGGCTTTCTTGTAGTTTTTCCCCTGATAATAGGAATAAGAAAGTTCATAGAGGTTCTCCCGCGTCACTTTGCTGGTTCCGGCCACATAGGACTCTAAATAAGGCAGGGCCTTGGCATATTCCTTTTTCTCGAAATAGGCATGCCCTAACAATTGTTTCAGTTCAAGGTCATAATACTGGGAATTGCCTGACTTGATCTTGTTTTCAGCATAGGCCAGGGCTTCATCCTTTTTACCCTGGATGTAATAGATCTGGGCGATATAATAGGGAACTACCTGTGCATATTGTTTCTCATTTTCCACGATCCGGAAGCTTTGTAATGCTTCGTTGTAGTTTCTGTCGCGAAAAGCAAGAAATCCATAATAGTAATTCGCATCGATATAGTTTGGATCATCCTTTAATACCCGCACGGTATTGAATAAAGGCTTGGCCTGATTGAATCGCTGCAGCGTGAAGTAAGAATACCCCTGGTGAAATTTCATATCCGCGATCTCGCGGTTGCTCAGGTTGGCTATTCCGGCCTGCTCATACAGTTGTACCGCCGTTGCAAATTCCTGCTTGCGGTAATGGTACTCTGCTAAATGAAATCCTAACTGCTGGATCCGGGGATTGTTCTTCTCCAGGTCGATGTAATCGCGGGCCATATCTACGGCCCTGTCCTCATTTTGTTTGAGGGCACATACCGTGAAATAGTATTTCACCTCCTGCGACATGATCGCTTCATTGGCCCGGACGGATTCGGTCAATCCCGATTCCAATTCCTTTAACAACGGATATGCCAGGCTGTATTGTTCTTTCTGAAAGAGGTCCTTGGCCAACTTGAATTTTTCTTGCGGATCAGCATTTACTGCTGTCTGTTGTCCATGCACCAAAAGGCCAGTAAATATGGCCGTAAATAAGAGGCTGATTTGCTTCATGCTGGATGTCCTTTTACCGTTGAAAGATAAACGTCGTAAATATTCAAAATATTTCTTCCGTATCCAAAGTTCGTTCCAAACAGGTGTGGAAAAGTGATTTAAGACCAATGATTTAACATAGTTTTGGGTAAAGGTGGTAAATTGCGGGGTATAATTATGAAAAAACTATTTTCCACCAAGTACACCGACCTTTCTTTTAACAGCATGATGTTTCTTTTGCGGGCGGGATTTGGCACTTTACTCTTTTTACAACATGGGCTTCCAAAGCTGATGGATTTTGCGGAAAGAAAGGATCGTTTCTTTGATCCTTTTGGGGTTGGCCCCACGGCGAGTCTGATCCTGGTAATCTTTGCCGAGGTATTTTGTTCCTTATTTCTGGTACTGGGGCTGTTTACGCGACTATCTGCCTTTATACTGGTCGTTCTTTTCCTGGTCATTGTATTTATGGCACACCGCAACAGCCCGCTTTCCAAGATGGAAGACGCCTTGCTATTTCTCTTTGTTTTCGCCGGAATATTGCTTTGCGGACCGGGAAAATGGAGTATTGACAACCTAATTGGCAAATAATGTTCACATCCAGTACGAATATCCGTGTTCGGTATGCCGAAACCGATCAGATGGGGGTAGTTTACCACAGCAATTATTTTCCGTATTTTGAATCCGCCCGGGCGGAAGCGATCCGGGAACTGGGATTCACTTATGCGGATATGGAAAAGGAAGGGGTCATCATGCCGATCATCGATGTTCACGCACGATTTATCCGACCGGCCCTGTACGATGACCTCCTCACTATCCGTACCACCTTAAAGGAATTACCGGTTCACCATAAGATCGAGTTTCACCACGAGGTATTCAACGAAAAGGAGGAATTGCTGACCACCGCCACGATCATTCTTTATTTCATGGATAAAAAAGAAATGAGGAAAACGACCATGCCGGAGGCCCTGCGAAAAACCCTCGAACCTTATTTTCAATGAGCCAGGAACCTTTGTTACCTTCTTCATTTGACCCCGATCCTTCTCCAGACAATGGGCCAGAGGAACAGGCTTTGCCCTTTCCTCCAAGACCTGTATTGGATGACCAATCGACCAATGTGTGGGTGAAATCCCTGAGTTCGCTCGCGCTTTACCTCGTTGTGGGTTATGTCATTTTTCAGGATTGGAAACTTTTATTGATCATCACCGGCATCGTGATCTTTCATGAACTGGGGCATTTCCTGGCCATGAAGGTGTTTAACTACAAAGAACTCGGAATATTCTTTATCCCTTTACTGGGCGCCTATGCCTCCGGAACCAAACATGAAGTGTCGCAAAGACAGGCCATTATCATCCTGCTGGCTGGTCCGCTTCCGGGTATACTTCTCGGGATCGTGATGTTTTTGTTTCAAGATCATTTCCATCATCCCCTGCTTCCAATGACGGCTACCTTGCTCCTGTTCCTGAACCTGCTCAATCTGCTGCCGATCTACCCGTTGGATGGTGGGCAGATCCTTCACCGACTTTTTTTAGATGAAAAAAATATCATCGGCCGCACCTTCATGATCCTTTCGGCCTTGTTCATGATCTGGTTCGACTGGAGTTATATTTATCCCAGCTCCCTGCTGGCCTTTGTGTTGCTATTGTACTTTCCAATCAATATCCTGCTTCGGTTGAAAGCGGATATTGATAATGATAAACTGATAAAAAAGATCGAAGCCGATGGTGTTGACCTCAATGTGGATTATGAGGAAATATCAGATGAAGGTTACTGGAAAATGCGCAATGTCTTTATCAAACATCACCCTGACCTGAAGGATATTCCTCCAGCCCCACCATACCAGTATGCCAACCGGGAAGATAAGGTGATCACCACCATGCAGGGTATGTTGCAGCGGCTCATCATCATGGACCTGAGTATAGTGGAAAAAATCGCTATTATTCTGCTCTGGATCGGATGCTTTGCTGCACCCATTCTGATGCATCTGAAGGTCAATCTTTTTCAGACCTTATAATTACTTCAGGTTATCTAAAACCTTATACATTTTCTTTACCAGCAAAGAAGAGGGGCCGTTATAATTGTTGACCAGAAAGGAGAATATATATTCTTTACCATTACTGGCTTTATGGTATCCGGTAAACCCCTTTACATCGCCAATGGTCCCGCTCTTCATGGTCATTTCGTTGTACAACGGGAAGGATTCTTTATAGGAATAAAACCAGGGTTGGTTTTTAGCATACCGCAAAATTTCCACTTGAGCATGGGTGGTGACCCGGTTGGCCGGGGAAAGACCCGAACCATCATAAAGATTCAACTCTTCCGCCGATATCCCCTTTCCTGTCCAGAAATCCTGCAATACTTTTAACCGGGCATCCGGATCCATATTCTCATGATTTTTAACCGGAAGGGTTTGCAGGAGCGCCTCTCCATAGAGGTTCACACTCTTTTTTAAATACCAATACACAATGGAATCCAGCGGTGGAGATTGGTGTAACCCGCCATCCAAAGCCGATGGAATCGTTCCTTCGCCAAAATAAACCTCCCTACCGGTGCGGATCACCGAATCAATATTAAGTCCTGCAGCCTTGAGATATCGGAAAAACTCCGTACCCAATGTATGTGCAGGGTCCGGACTTGCCCCGGATATAACAAATGAATCCTTTCCCGGGGGAATGGTACCCCGTATGGTGGCTTGCGTGGCGTAAGGCGGACAAAAGATATAGGCATTATCACCCGTACCCGGTTGCCCGCCGGTAACCAGACTATTGAACCGAACCTGGTCCTGCTTGGGATAAGTGCCCTGTACCATAACTGGAGCGTCGGTCATCTGGCTTTTCAGGTAAAGATCGTATTGATTCTCGCGCCAGTTTACAAAGGACCAACCCGCACCATAATAATTACCCATATCATCCCATACATAGCCGCCTGGAATGGACATAATATCTCCATAGTCCCTATCCAATATCCGGATACCGGTAATCCTTTTATCACCTAACTGGGATTTTACCAACCCGGCCCATTTTTTTAATAAAAGCGAATCCACTGTGCTTGCATACCGCCAGCTTCCCAGGGTAGGATCACCATTTCCCCCTATGGTCAGTTCCACTGTTTTTCCTCTTTCCCCTTCGGTCACCCATAACTCGGTCGTATACCTGAAATCCTTTCCCAACAAGGCATAGGCTGTAGCCGCGACAATCACCTTCTGGGTGGAGGCCGGTGCCAGACCGATCCGGCTGTTCTTATCAAAAACCACATGGCCCGTTTGTGCATCGATCACATAAAGTGAGGCGATGCCATGTTTCATCTGGGAATCCTTCTCAAAAACCGAAAAGGCCTGTTTTAATTTTTGGCCGGTTGATTGGGACTGTACATAAAACTGACAACCGATCAAACTCAATAAGAACAAAACTTTTTTCATACCCGCGGGGTTATTACTTTGCATTCAAATTACTGTTTTTATCCTTAATCGTTTTTAATTAATGGCTCACGCATCCATCATCACCATTGGCGACGAACTGTTGATCGGTCAGACCATCGATACCAACAGTGCCTGGATGGCCCAGCAACTCAATAAGGAAGGCATCTGGGTTCG from Chitinophagales bacterium carries:
- a CDS encoding acyl-CoA thioesterase, yielding MFTSSTNIRVRYAETDQMGVVYHSNYFPYFESARAEAIRELGFTYADMEKEGVIMPIIDVHARFIRPALYDDLLTIRTTLKELPVHHKIEFHHEVFNEKEELLTTATIILYFMDKKEMRKTTMPEALRKTLEPYFQ
- a CDS encoding DoxX family protein translates to MKKLFSTKYTDLSFNSMMFLLRAGFGTLLFLQHGLPKLMDFAERKDRFFDPFGVGPTASLILVIFAEVFCSLFLVLGLFTRLSAFILVVLFLVIVFMAHRNSPLSKMEDALLFLFVFAGILLCGPGKWSIDNLIGK
- the dacB gene encoding D-alanyl-D-alanine carboxypeptidase/D-alanyl-D-alanine-endopeptidase, encoding MKKVLFLLSLIGCQFYVQSQSTGQKLKQAFSVFEKDSQMKHGIASLYVIDAQTGHVVFDKNSRIGLAPASTQKVIVAATAYALLGKDFRYTTELWVTEGERGKTVELTIGGNGDPTLGSWRYASTVDSLLLKKWAGLVKSQLGDKRITGIRILDRDYGDIMSIPGGYVWDDMGNYYGAGWSFVNWRENQYDLYLKSQMTDAPVMVQGTYPKQDQVRFNSLVTGGQPGTGDNAYIFCPPYATQATIRGTIPPGKDSFVISGASPDPAHTLGTEFFRYLKAAGLNIDSVIRTGREVYFGEGTIPSALDGGLHQSPPLDSIVYWYLKKSVNLYGEALLQTLPVKNHENMDPDARLKVLQDFWTGKGISAEELNLYDGSGLSPANRVTTHAQVEILRYAKNQPWFYSYKESFPLYNEMTMKSGTIGDVKGFTGYHKASNGKEYIFSFLVNNYNGPSSLLVKKMYKVLDNLK
- a CDS encoding tetratricopeptide repeat protein, with product MKQISLLFTAIFTGLLVHGQQTAVNADPQEKFKLAKDLFQKEQYSLAYPLLKELESGLTESVRANEAIMSQEVKYYFTVCALKQNEDRAVDMARDYIDLEKNNPRIQQLGFHLAEYHYRKQEFATAVQLYEQAGIANLSNREIADMKFHQGYSYFTLQRFNQAKPLFNTVRVLKDDPNYIDANYYYGFLAFRDRNYNEALQSFRIVENEKQYAQVVPYYIAQIYYIQGKKDEALAYAENKIKSGNSQYYDLELKQLLGHAYFEKKEYAKALPYLESYVAGTSKVTRENLYELSYSYYQGKNYKKAIEGFKQLGGKEDSLSQHAMYLLGDSYLKTGEKANARSAFLFCASNSSNASQKEISRYQYAKLSYELGYQDEALKSLQSFLADYPQSTYTPEARELLVGVLANTNNYRDALVLLEGMSNPTPNAKRFYPQILFGRATELINDGQLAEANTLLDKALKAPNNERVLPYVQFWKGEIAYRNNDLDNAIRFYNGYKDAGAPTNGEANANTVRYNLGYCYLRKENYPVALTFFESLSKNPALNSDPLTQDAYLRTADCYYMERNYNKAKPMYDNVIKYSWPAEDYATFQLAMLAGVKNTSEKVKLMNNLTRKFPRSGLVNDANLEIANAYLSDERFSEAIPYLDKLISGNDERFKPQAYLKSGNAFYNVNNNNEALTRYKKLVSTYPNTQEAEDAIGNIRAIYVEQGQPDEFAGFMRQAGRPLSVSTEDSLTWAAAEIQYANGNKDAALNSFGTYLQRFPTGAHALEANFYSAGIYADRKKWPEAISRFDYVAERAPNQYAEASVLQLSRISFFELKNYAQSETYFKQLKELASNQENKLEAMRGLLRSQYQLEKWTEALDNAKELVNEKGSSTDDKTLANMAIAKSYQVNRQYDLAIANYKSVVSLNKAALAAEARYEIANSWLALNRLGDAEKAAFEVINKSGSYDYWVTKAYILLGDVFFKQKDYFNAKATFQSIVDNSLNPDLKTEAQTKLTKVMEEEQLESKVNG